One region of Oncorhynchus nerka isolate Pitt River linkage group LG22, Oner_Uvic_2.0, whole genome shotgun sequence genomic DNA includes:
- the LOC115105679 gene encoding zinc finger protein with KRAB and SCAN domains 8-like, whose protein sequence is MDVVRLFTNLLAVHRQQLQALAVQGEIQTEALAQLLEKEELRRMEPDVKLEEVKDPEAYLLLLEEADSNSRLSNVKWGLLGGECLRSGEPNYETLRASLQSQVRAEESRRQEDFSYLRYDPERGPRELGQGLESAAQHWLRPERRTAVEVVRCVALQRFVSLLPTHVGDCVLKQCPQDMEEAIYMAEEYLNNTPGDKCSEMDNHTDGEGYPADQLREEEAGPAEHQVNSEKMKVTGPGLFLKRIEFSKVCQSSTFNIDARHLEDIYSEERRLDGEDDLVEEDNFSEHEDWIKEEIKYNNQAEVEDEIRSASEMGQSTDVDRNTENVERSQFRNIANQMPVFGRANRGVSAPVISSSSPNTAEKEGGTPCCLKRKNKEDPFHRPSHCCHDCGKSYKRAAFLSKHSCSAFPKFICPDCAQVFASQKCLTHHRRSHNKALGCSECGKQFRDKYNLKCHMRTHTGESPYTCTDCGDVFAQLKGLQEHRYIHTEERPFRCSVCGEGFHHSHTLTKHKLLHSQESFLCTRCGKSFKLNDDLLRHLRTVHDESMYLNGDQSFHKNGDISPRPYWN, encoded by the exons ATGGATGTAGTGCGGTTATTTACAAACCTACTAGCAGTGCACAGACAGCAGCTACAGGCTCTGGCTGTACAGGGGGAGATCCAGACTGAGGCTCTGGCACAGTTACTGGAGAAGGAGGAGCTCAGGAGAATGGAGCCAGATGTGAAGCTGGAGGAGGTGAAGGATCCTGAGGCCTACCTGCTGCTTTTGGAGGAGGCAGACTCCAACTCCAGGCTTTCTAATGTGAAGTGGGGGCTCCTTGGTGGGGAGTGCCTCAGGTCAGGAGAGCCAAACTACGAGACACTGAGGGCTAGCCTGCAGAGCCAAGTCAGGGCAGAAGAGAGCCGACGGCAGGAGGACTTCAGCTATCTGAGGTACGACCCTGAGAGAGGGCCCAGGGAGTTGGGGCAGGGACTGGAAAGTGCTGCCCAGCACTGGCTTCGGCCTGAGAGGAGAACGGCTGTGGAGGTGGTGAGGTGTGTGGCCCTGCAGAGGTTTGTGTCACTCCTGCCCACACACGTTGGAGACTGTGTGCTAAAACAGTGCCCCCAGGACATGGAGGAGGCTATCTACATGGCTGAGGAGTACCTGAACAACACACCTGGGGATAAGTGCAGTGAGATGGACAACCACACTGATGGAGAGGGATACCCTGCAGACCAACTGAGAGAGGAAGAAGCAGG ACCTGCAGAACATCAAGTTAACAGTGAGAAGATGAAAGTCACAGGACCAGGGTTGTTTCTGAAGAGGATAGAATTTTCTAAAGTCTGTCAGTCCAGTACTTTCAATATAGATGCCAGACATCTGGAGGACATttacagtgaggagaggagaCTTGATGGAGAAGATGATTTGGTTGAGGAAGACAATTTTTCTGAACATGAGGACTGGATTAAGGAGGAGATAAAATACAATAACCAGGCTGAGGTAGAGGATGAGATCAGGTCAGCCTCTGAGATGGGACAGTCTACTGATGTGGATAGAAATACTGAGAATGTTGAGAGAAGTCAGTTTAGAAACATAGCAAATCAGATGCCCGTCTTTGGAAGGGCCAACCGAGGTGTATctgctcctgtcatctcctcGTCCAGCCCTAACACCGccgagaaagagggaggaacacCCTGCTGCCTGAAGCGGAAAAACAAAGAAGATCCCTTCCATAGACCAAGCCACTGCTGTCATGACTGTGGTAAGAGCTACAAACGGGCTGCTTTTCTCAGCAAACACAGTTGCAGTGCCTTCCCTAAGTTCATCTGTCCTGACTGTGCCCAAGTCTTTGCCTCTCAGAAATGCCTGACCCACCACCGCAGGAGCCATAATAAGGCTCTAGGCTGCTCGGAGTGTGGAAAGCAGTTTAGGGACAAGTATAATCTGAAATGTCACATGAGGACCCACACAGGTGAGTCCCCTTATACCTGTACAGACTGCGGGGATGTCTTTGCTCAGCTGAAAGGGCTGCAGGAGCACAGGTACATCCACACAGAAGAAAGGCCATTCCGCTgcagtgtgtgtggggagggctTCCACCACAGCCACACCCTAACAAAACATAAGCTTCTTCACTCCCAGGAGTCTTTCCTCTGTACTcgctgtggaaagagttttaaacTAAATGACGACTTGCTAAGGCATCTGAGGACGGTGCATGATGAAAGCATGTACCTCAATGGAGATCAGAGTTTTCATAAGAATGGAGACATTTCACCTAGGCCCTATTGGAATTGA